Within Vicia villosa cultivar HV-30 ecotype Madison, WI unplaced genomic scaffold, Vvil1.0 scaffold7, whole genome shotgun sequence, the genomic segment TTCATTGATATTTTGATAACAATAATTGTAACAATCACCCAAAACCAGAAGTTTCCCTTTACACACTATACTATATACATGGCAGATAGCGTGGTTGCGTTCCTTTTGGAACACTTATCACAATTGCTGCAACGCGAAGCTAATTTGCTGTGTGGAGTGGAAGACAAAATCATATCCCTTCGTAATGAACTTGAAATCATAAACATATATCTCAAAACTTCTTCTGAATGGAAGAAGAACAACCACAAACAGATCGAACAAAAGGTTTTGACTCAGATCAGAGATGTCTCCTACTCAGCCGAGGATGTTATCGACACATTCATCACCAACGTCGCCTTCTACAAGAAGAGAAATGTGCTGGGAAGAATGCTTCACAGTGTTGGTCATGCAAAATTGCTCCACGACGTAGCAGAAAAAATTGACAAGATCAAAACCATGCTGAACGAGATACACGAAAACAAGATCAAATACTGTCAAGAAAGCAATGATCAATCAACTTCAGCTAGAGAAGATGAGAAGAGAACGCAAACACTTCACAGATTAAGACGAAACGTGGAGGAGGAAGATGTAGTGGGCTTTGTCCATGAATCTGAGGTAGTCATCAATAGACTCATAGAGGGTGGTTTGCCGCGACTCAAAGTTTTTTCAATTATTGGTATGGGTGGATTGGGCAAAACCACACTGGCACGAAAAGTCTATAACAGTAATGAGGTAAAGAAACAATTCAATTGCCGCGCATGGGTTTATGTGTCAAATGAATGTAGGGCCAAAGATCTTTTGCTtggtcttcttcaaattttgatgcCAAACCGTAATTATGAATGTAGTAGCAGCAACATCAAAAAGGGTAAGAAGAAACACAAGGAAGATGTGAATAACTTAAGTGATGaggagttgaagaaaagagtgcgGGAATGTTTGAAGTGGGAAAAGTATCTGCTGGTTCTAGATGACTTGTGGAAAATACAAGATTGGGATGAAGTAAAAGATGCTTTTCCCGATGAAAATAAAGGAAGCAGAATATTGATAACCAGTCGTTTGAAAGAAGTTGCCTCACATACCGGTCGAGATCCTCCATATTATCTTCAATTTCTCAGTGAAGAACAAAGTTGGgagctctttttcaaaaaagtaTTTAGAGGAGAAGAATACCCTCGTGATCTTGAGTCTCTAGGTAAACAAATTGTTAAAAGTTGTGGCGGTTTGCCACTCTCAATTGTGGTTCTTGCCGGACTTCTGGCAAATAAGGAAAAGTCTCACAGAGAATGGTCCAAAGTGTTGGGTCATGTTAACTGGTATCTTACACGAGACGAGACTCAAGTAAAGGATGTTGTACTTAAACTCAGTTTCGACAATTTGCCTTCAAGATTGAAACCATGTTTTCTGTATCTAGGGATATTTCCCGAAGATTCTGAAATACGTGTGAGTCAATTGTTGCAACTATGGATCGCTGAAGGATTTATACAAGAAACAGAAAGTAGAGATGCATGTGATGTTGCTGAAGACTACTTGTATGAGCTCGTTGATCGTAGTTTAATTCAAGTAGCACGAATAAAAGATAGCGGAGGCGTGAAAACATGTCGCATCCATGATCTTCTCAGAGATCTCTGCATTTTGGAGAGCAAAGAGGATAAGTTCTTTCAGGTTTGCACTGATAACAACATTTTAATCCCTACAAAACCACGTAGATTGTCTGTCCATTCTAGCATGTCTCACTATCTTTCATCAAGCACTGTTGACCATTCATGTGTTCGTTCTTTGTTTTGTTCTGACAATAGTTCCTTGTATTATGGCTATGAGTGGAAATGGcttaccaaaaatttcaaattggTTCAGGTGTTAGATTTTGAAGGAAAATGTTGTTTTAAGATTCCTTCGAACTTAGGAAACTTCATTCACTTGAGGTACTTAAGAATAGACTCAATATATATTACAAGTGTTCCAAATTCGATATGCAACCTTCAGAATCTACAAACATTAAAGTTTGGATCTTCAAGCAGGAACATAACAATTTCTTTCCCCATTGGAATATTAAAGCTCAAGCATCTAAGGCATGTCTATACTTTTGGGCCTATTATGCTAAGAGGCCGTTGTTTAGAATCAAATGTTGATGTAATGTGGAATCTTCAAACACTCTCTTCCATTTTACTCAATAGAAAAACAACATGTCTGATAGAGAAAGGAAGCTTCCCCATACTAAGAAAATTAGTATTGTTTATTACCTCAGACTTCAAGGGTGATGTGCCCAAAATATTGCTAAGCCTACAACAATTGAAACATTTGAATAAGCTAAGAATAGCACTTGAGCTATCTGAGTACGTTAAAAATTACCTATGCACGCAACATTGTAACATGTGTGGCCATGTTTCCTCCAAACATTACCAAGTTAACATTGACAGGTATTAATTGCTTGAATGACGATGGGATGAATGCTATTGGAAATCTCACCAAACTCCAAAGGTTGATCTTAACTGGAGACTACGGTTTATTTTCAGACCGTTGGTCTTCAGATTCAATTTTTGATCTTAACTGTGTTGAAGGTGGGTTCCCTAAGTTGAAGGAGTTTCAAATGGGAAATTTTCCTATCCGAAGCTGGAAATTAGGTAATGGTTCAATGCCATGCCTTCACATCCTTCATATTGATTACTGTAATAAGTTGGATAGCCTCCCAAGTGAATTATGGTCTTTGACAACCTTAACAAAAGTACGTGTTCGAAGACCCTCCAATGCAATGGCTGCAATGCTACACAATTTGGAAGTTAACAATGGATGTGAAATCATTGTAGAgtaattagaattaatgtttgTTTGCTATTAATTTATAACTTGCTAACAAAAACTTTCTCAACTTTTTATAGTATCTattattttcatgtttctttcTTCTTCATTTATGGATTTGTATTTTAGTTAACTAATGTATTTGAGACTTAGTAATATTAGAAGCAATTTCACTTGTTTTTAGCATTATTAGTGAAGAATTACTTGGCTTTAGAAGAAAAATCAGTAACATTTGAGAGAAGGAACAAAGCTGTAAAAAGAGGAGAAAAATGAGAAAGTTGGGAAGAAAATTCTCTTCAAGCCACTGGAAAAATCGCAACACGATTAAGACAAATCATGACACGATCCTGGCACTTTTTGGCAACTCGCAACACGATAAGAGGCAATAACATCACGATTCTGACAACTTTTGCAAATTGTGTCACGATGAATAGACAGATCGTGATGCGATTTCTGACACGCTCAAACCTCTTTAAATAGCAAAATTTGAGATTTTTGATGTTGGACTTTTAGAGACTGAATTTGACGGCAAGAGCGTTCAAGGAGCTTAAAAGTAAAGGTTTTCCTCCATTGAAGACCAAAATTTTTCCCAAGTTTCATGTTTGATGTAATATTACTCTAAACTCATAACTATCATTAATTGTATTATGAATAGAACAAGAGTGTTTGACATTCTGTATGCAACAGAATCAAAGAATGTGTCACAGAATTAGCATAACATGCAGCATAGACATTGTCATTAAAGAcgtaaaaaaaacttattatgaGAAACCGAATCTGAAATCATAATTCTCAAGGTTAGAACCCGATTCCTGATATAGATTTCTGCAAACTTATTAAGATTTCTGCAAACTTAGGGAACTTCATTCACTTGAGGTACTTAAGAATAGACACATATTGTATTAGAAGTGTTCCGGATTCTATATGTAACCTTCAAAATCTACAAACATTAGACTTTGGACCTTCAGCCTCGGCCAGGATAATTTCTCTCCCCTGTGGAATATCAAAGCTCAAGCATCTAAGGGATGTGTATACCTTTGGGCCTATCAAGCTACACAGCCGTTATTTAGAATCAAACGGTGATGTAATGTGGAATCTTCAAACAATCTCTCACATTGTACTCAATAAAAAAACAACATATCTGATAGAGAAAGGAAGTTTCCCCAAACTAAAAAAATTAGGATTGCATATCTCCTCAAACTTCAAGGGTGATGTACCTAAAATGTTGTTAAGCCTACAACAATTGACACATTTGAAAAACCTAGAAATCATAATCAATCAGAATGTTTGGGGGGAAAATCTACAATGGAATTTCAATTACAAGACAGGGGGAATTTTACAAAGTTTGAAGCACTTGAGCCATCTTAGTAAACTGAAAATTGTCAATGCCCTTGACCTTTTAAGTTGTGTAGTCATGTTTCCTCCCAACATTACCAAGTTAACATTGATAGGTATTAATTGCTTGAAGGACGATGGGATGAATGCTATCGGAAATCTCAGTAAACTCCAAAGGTTAATCTTAACTGGAGACAATTGGTTTTCAAACCGTTGGTCTTCAGATTCATTTTTTGATCTTAATTGTGCTGCAGATGGGTTCCCACAATTACAGGAGTTTCATATGAGAAATTTGCCTATTCGAAACTGGAAATTAGGTAATGGTTCAATGCCACGCCTTCACATCCTTGATATTTATGGATGTGATAAGTTGGATAGCCTCCCAAGTGAATTATGGTCTTTGACTACCTTAAGAAAAGCACGTGTTTGGAATCCCTCCTCAGCAATGGCTGCAATGCTAAAAAATTTGGAAGTTAAAAATGGATATCAGCTTATTGTAGAATAattagaatcatgtttgtttGCTTTGAATTTATAAGTTGTTAGCGTTAAATCTTTGAACTTTTTAcagtgtattttaaatattttatttattattttcatgtttttaGTTAACTAATGCAGAGGCTTTGTAACATTTAAAATTAGAGCTTAAAGGCAGTGCACTgccagtgtaaaatattttacacagtCAGTGCATCACAACTCTTAAAAACAAAtacttttttatataatttaaagaaaaagttaAACTTTTACAAAAACTAACGATTATGATTTCACCgacagtgtaaaactgctttactgacggtgtatttccattaaatccttAAAATTATTGTAATACTTAAATTTAGTATCATTTCAATAAGTATTAAATAAGGCCAATATTACGGAAAATTTCAGTTACCCTTATAAGTATTATAGTGAGTGTAGCCGTGCAAAGCACGGATATATATTCTTATGCTTAAATTTCTTAAGAGTAGTATATATGaaatgaataatttaattatttaacaatgattatatattctttattttaaagaaaaaattgattGTATTATTAAACCATTATAAATAGTTGtaccaaattttttttaaaatatttgagtATTTTTAGTTAGCATAactgatataaaaataataactaaaCATCTAGATATATATTGTAGTGTAAAAAATACacttatttcttttgatcttcGCATAAAAATATGAATTTACAATAATAAATTTATGTGTCAATATCTTTTACTTATACAACAACAAATTAAAGagtatcttttaattatttttggaaagattgcattttcttttaattacacaattaaaaatttatttatttaatattaataaatcattaataattataatataattgagATTTAAATAGAATATAGTATTTTTAACAAAGGTTAATTATctacattcatttaaattgacaaatttaaattgaatttcatttttcatttttaaattaataattgacaaattattgAACCGctgaaaaaacaaaattaaatcttATTATATAAACAATATTAATTGAAAGATGAACTCTAAAAAATATGTCAATAAtcttaaaaaaaagaaagaattttttaagatttttttttaatttatttcactTTTCATTACTcaaaatataattgttttttcttatgactatttaatatttattttaaacatataatatttataaataattaaaattatttaaatatctcaATGCATTGGATCACAATATAGTTAATcttaaaaaaatcacaacaatTCATATTTATTAGCTATAATACACGGTTCAATGATTTATATAACACTCACCaaattattatttgatatttctaaaagtaattatattataatataaataattaatcatTGTTGTTGAAGtagttattttcattaaaaaaaatcaaattagtaaagtcaaaaggaaaaactaaacatAAAGTATTAAGATTATTATAAAAATGAAGTAAGGCCGTTATGTAATTTTTATTGCATGAATTATATAAAGaagttaatattaaaaaaaccatCAAATAAGTAGCACATCTTTTCTATTTTGTGgagaaatttttcaaaaattatagAAATCAAAATAAAACCATAGAAAATAAAAGTAGCAGTCCATATTAGTATTTGATAGGGTCTTTAAAAAAAAGATCGAGTATTAAATGTGATGATTTCAAATCAGCTTCTCCCATTACATTAACAACTTGAAAATGATAGAAATCTTATATTATAAGCATGAAATTCTTATTATTGAAGTCTTAACAatacttattattatttataagatttaattaattatcaaaattttAACTAAAGTGATTTTTCAATGAGTTGAAAATTGTCAGTTATTTATGTTGGTTGCTGGCTCCAGAATATTTAAATAGAATATATTGGACACTTAATTTCTTGATTTCCTTCGTCTTTATTTTTGTATCAGTCTTTCGACACCTCATTATACATGAAAAATCTACAAAAACAAATACCtataaaacacaataaaaaacAAAGAATTGGAAGGAAAAGGAAAATAGAGATtagaaaatgaatcataaataaaatacTCAGTGAGTTCAAAATATTTAGATATCTAACACATAATAAACTTAAATCTAACCCTAGAATAATCAACTATTTCTCACATTTTAAGCAATCGGATTTTACAGTCAACTATTTAATTTGTCTCTGCATTTGATGGAAACATCATCCCGACGTTGATTTCTAGATCTGTCTCCGCACTCCAATGAGTAGAGTGAGACTTATGATTTTCTGCTGGTTttgaattcaaaaagaaaaagtttttcctGTTCCATTGTACAGGAGATTTCGCATTCCACTCCATGATAACGTCTCACAAATTCATATAAAAAATGCTTATTGTAATCTGCAAAATACAGCAGAAGAAAGAATGCTTAGCAAATAGCAACAAACTGGTCTAAATTATTTGATCATATTATCTACCAAAGTTAATTTCCAAGTCGAGGATTCCCTAGTAGAATAACTCTTATCTTATGTCCAATTACCAAAatcaggggtggccctgagcacgggctcgtggggcgggagcccagggccccataattttaggggcaccgaTTTTTTTTCTTAcccttatatatattaaaaaagaattttttattataaaaatacttgctaaatttttttttaaaaaaaatactggttaacaaaattataggggcactacaatgtcaaaattaataaaagaatgtaatttttcataaataaaatataaagaagcataaaatcaattaattcctctaaaataaaatcaattaatttatcGATAATTTTAGCAACTTCAGAGTTTAATTGagacactaaaattaaaataatgatataaaaaatattttatattttttaagagtGAAACACTACTTCAACTAGCTGAACAAGATAATGATTCTGAAATTAAGAGTGAAGCCGAATCTTTAGCAACTCATGGAATTgcaaactttgaatttttagtagctatgattatttggtagttgaatcttgagtctgctgaagagtctttttgaaatcgttatttcttatatattgtagaaCAAACAATaggctcacttgatagaagatttgagcagtatagtacatatgaaaatattttttggatttttgtttagtattgaaaggcttagatcattaataattttgtttgaagaactgaAACTTATTAGAGCagttttaacagttgaatcaaaattaagttatataatattgagttctttaaagacttttaattggCTTCCTAATGCATGCATATATTATAGAGTAATATTGACTACTCCTATCATTGTTGCATATGCTGAAAGaaatttttctaaattaaaattattaaaatcttatttgagatctactatatcacaagatagattaaatagtcctgtgttgattttaattaaaaaataattttttgaagaaccttgattatgaacaaaCTATTgacgattttgcaacaaaaaatgctaagaggatgatatttaaataattttaaatgctTGGTCAATTTTTTATAGGTAAAAAGACCGgattaagaagaagaagaagaagaa encodes:
- the LOC131643108 gene encoding putative disease resistance RPP13-like protein 3; the protein is MADSVVAFLLEHLSQLLQREANLLCGVEDKIISLRNELEIINIYLKTSSEWKKNNHKQIEQKVLTQIRDVSYSAEDVIDTFITNVAFYKKRNVLGRMLHSVGHAKLLHDVAEKIDKIKTMLNEIHENKIKYCQESNDQSTSAREDEKRTQTLHRLRRNVEEEDVVGFVHESEVVINRLIEGGLPRLKVFSIIGMGGLGKTTLARKVYNSNEVKKQFNCRAWVYVSNECRAKDLLLGLLQILMPNRNYECSSSNIKKGKKKHKEDVNNLSDEELKKRVRECLKWEKYLLVLDDLWKIQDWDEVKDAFPDENKGSRILITSRLKEVASHTGRDPPYYLQFLSEEQSWELFFKKVFRGEEYPRDLESLGKQIVKSCGGLPLSIVVLAGLLANKEKSHREWSKVLGHVNWYLTRDETQVKDVVLKLSFDNLPSRLKPCFLYLGIFPEDSEIRVSQLLQLWIAEGFIQETESRDACDVAEDYLYELVDRSLIQVARIKDSGGVKTCRIHDLLRDLCILESKEDKFFQVCTDNNILIPTKPRRLSVHSSMSHYLSSSTVDHSCVRSLFCSDNSSLYYGYEWKWLTKNFKLVQVLDFEGKCCFKIPSNLGNFIHLRFPQLQEFHMRNLPIRNWKLGNGSMPRLHILDIYGCDKLDSLPSELWSLTTLRKARVWNPSSAMAAMLKNLEVKNGYQLIVE